The following nucleotide sequence is from Acidobacteriota bacterium.
AAGGCAGTGGACGGCGTTTCCTTCGAGGTCAAGCGCGGACAGACGGTGGCCCTGGTGGGCAAGAGCGGAGCCGGCAAGAGCACCCTGACCGACCTGATTTCACGCTTCTACGATCCCCAGGAGGGCGCCATCTACCTGAACGGCATCGAGCTTCGGGACATCAAGCTGAAGAGCTACCGCGGCTTGCTGGGCATGGTGCAACAAGACGTCTTCCTCTTCGACGGCAGCGTACGCGACAATATCGCCTACGCCCGCCCCAGCGCCGACATGGAAGACATCATCGCGGCAGCCCGCCACGCCAACGCGCACGAATTCGTGGATCAGTTGCCCCAGGGCTACGACACCCTCATCGGAGAGAGGGGCGTGAAGCTGTCGGGAGGACAGCGCCAGCGCATCAGCATCGCCCGCGCCTTTTTGGCCGATCCCAAGATTCTCATCCTCGACGAGGCCACCAGCAACCTCGACACCGAGAACGAGCAGGCCATCCAGGCGGCTCTCAAAGAACTGCTCAAGGAACGCACCACCTTCATCATCGCCCATCGCCTCAGCACGGTCACCTACGCCGACACCGTGATCGTGCTGGATGAGGGCAAGATCACCGAGATGGGTTCGCCCGAGGTGCTGCTGGCCAAAGGTGGAGCCTATTTCGAAATGATCGAGCGCCAACGCCGCACGGCCTGAGGCCGGGTAGTCCGCCTCTACCTGCGGTGGAAACGGCGTGAATGGCGGAGGCCTGGTGGGATGCACATCCTTGCCGCGATCCCCACCGGAGCCGCCGGCGACCTGAGCGCCACCTTTTGCTAAGCATGTCCGACGAAAGACCATCTCTGCTTCACCAGGCCTTCGAGATCCGGGCCGCCCGCACTCCTGACCGGATAGCTGTGTCTTTCGCCGGCGCCTCGCTCAGCTATCGGCAATTGAACCGGCATGCCAACCGCCTGGCCCATCACTTGCGCTCTCAAGGCGTAGGACCCGACGACCGGGTGGGCATCCTGCTGGAACGCTCGGCCGACTGGATCTGGGCCGTACTGGGCATTCTCAAAGCCGGAGCCGCCTATCTTCCTCTCGACGTGGCCTGGCCCAAGGCCCGCTTGCAGGCGGTGGCCCGCGAAACGGGGATGGCCAAGCTTGTGACCCGAGAAGCATGGGCTTTGAAGTGCGGCTATCCGTCCGACCTTTGCTGCCGGCTGGAAACCCTTGAAGAAGACCCCGGACGCTGGCCCGCTCGCAACCCGCAAACGCCTGCCGACGACCGCAACCTGGCCTACGTCATCTGCACCTCGGGTTCCACCGGCCCACCCAAGGGGGTCATGGTCGAGCACCGTTCGGTGATGAACCTGCTGCGGGCCTTGCAGGAAGCCGTCTACGGCCCGCGCCGGCAACTGCGCATCGGACTCAACGGTCCGCTGGCCTTCGACACCTCGGTCAAGCAACTCATCCAACTGTGCCGGGGACATACGCTTCACGTCCTCCCCGAAGAGGCCCGCCAGGATCCCCGACGGCTGGCCGACTTCCTCGCCGATTCGGCGCCGGACGTCCTCGACTGCACGCCTACACAACTGGCCGCCTGGCTTTCCCAGGGCTGCCTTGAGGCGGGCGCTGGTTGGAGGGGAACCCTGCTGGTGGCCGGCGAAGCGATCCAGGCCGACCTGTGGTCGCGCCTCCTCGGCCTCCGGGGATGCCCCAGCTACAACCTCTATGGCCCCACCGAGTGCACCGTGGACGCTTCGGTGTGCCGAATCGACGGCGGGCCCGCCCGCCCCAGCATCGGCAAGGCCGTGGCCGCCACCCGCATCGACCTCCTGGACGACTCGCTACGGCCGGTCACGCCCGGAGCCGAGGGCGAGATCTGCATCGCCGGCGCCGGAGTGGCGCGCGGATACCTGCGGCGGCCGGCACTGACCGCCCAGCGCTTCCTTCCCGATCCCTCGGCCGAGGTGCCGGGTTCGCGACTCTATGCCAGCGGAGACTGGGCCAGGCAGGGCCCCCAGGGCGAGCTGGAGTTTCTGGGCAGGCGCGACGAACAGGTCAAACTGAGGGGAGTACGCATTGAGCTGGGAGAGATCAGGGCGGCTGCCCAGGAACTGCCGGGAGTGCGCCAGGCGGCGGTGCTGCTGCGCAGCGGCCAGCAGAGGCAGAAGTGCCTGGTGGCCTATCTGGTGCCGCAGGGGACCCCAGCCGATCTCGACCGCCTGCGCCGGCTCTTGCGCGAGCGCTTGCCCGACTACATGATGCCCTCGGCCCTGATGTGGATCGAGGAACTGCCGCTGACCCCAAACGGCAAGCTCGACCGAGAGGCCCTGCCCTTCCCCGAAACCTCAAAGCGGCCCTTCCGGCCGCCGCGGACGCCCCTGGAAGAGACCCTGGCCGCCGTTTGGAGCGAGGTGCTGGGTCGGTCTGAGGTGGGGATCGATGACAGCTTTTTTCAACTGGGAGGACATTCGCTGCTTCTCGGCCAGGCGGCGGCGCGCATACGTGACGTCATGGGCCGCGAAGTGCCGCTGGACGTGCTCTTCGAGAGGGAAACCGTGTCTCAACTGGCGGGCTGGATGGAGCAAGCTCCCGAGTCCGCCGCCGGACCCCTTTGGCCCCCTGTCGAGGCGCATCCGAGGCGTCCTCACGATCCCGTTTCCGCGGCCCAGGAGGGGATCTTCTTCCTGCAGAGGCTGGCTCCGGCTAATGTCGCCTACCTGGCCCTGTCGGTGATCCGCTTTCGGGGTCCGCTGCAGGCCGCCGCACTGCAAAAGGCACTGACTGAAATCGTTCGCCGCCATGAGATCTACCGCACCACCTTCACTTCCATCGAAGGGCGCCCCCGCCAGGTCGTGCATCCGCCCTGGCAAGTCGAGTTGCCTCTGCTCGATCTCAGCGGCGACGGCGAACAGGCCCAAGCCGGATTCGAGGACTTCCTGAAGAGCCAGGGCCGCAGCGCTGTCGACGTGGGCAAGCTGCCGCTGGTGCGCTGGACGCTGGTCAAGCTGGGGTCGCGACGCCATGCCCTGGTGCATCTCGAGCATCACCTCCTCACCGACGGCTGGTCCTTCACCGTCTTCGTGCGCGAACTGCGCGACCTCTATACTGCCTTCCAGCGCGGACAGCCCTCGCCTCTGCAGAAGCTGCCCGTCCAGTTCGCCGACTTCTGCCGATGGCAGCGGGCTTGGCTGAAGAGCGGAGAGGCCCGCAGGCAACTGAATTACTGGAAGGAGCGGGTGGCCGGCGCCAAGCCGGTTCTCGACCTGCCCCTGGACCGGCCCCGGCCCGGTTCCCAGAGCTTCAGGGGCGCGATGCTGCGCTTCCGCATCCCCTCAGATCTGGCCGAGCGGTTGCGTCAGGCAGCGAGGCGCGAGAACGCCACCCTGTTCATGTTCATGCTGGCGGCCTTCTTCGCCCTGCTGAGGCGGTTGACGGGCCAGAACGACATCAGCCTGGGCACCGGCATCGCCAATCGCCGCCGCCGCGAGGCGGAGTCCCTCATCGGCATGATCATCAACACCCTGGTGCTGCGCCTCGAGCTGCCGGGCGATCCCACCCTGCGCCAACTGCTGCGCCAGGTGCGCCGCATCACCCTGGAGGCTTATGCCCATCAGGACTTCCCCTTCAACTCGCTGGTGGAAGCCCTTCAGCCCCGGCGCGATCTGAGCCTCAACCCGCTCTTTCAGGCCGCCTTCAATTTTCATGACTCGCCGCTTCCCGGCCTCGGTTGGCCGCCCCTCGAGGTAGAGGTCGAAGAGGTGCTCGACAATGGCTCTTCCAAGTTCGACATGAATCTGATCGTCATCCCCCGCGGACGCCGCCACGAGTCGCAGGGAGGGCTGACCGTCGTCTGGGAATACAACACCGACCTCTTCGAACGCCCTACCATCGAACGCTTCTTCGAGCGCTATCGCCGCCTCCTCCAGGCCCTGCTGGAGCAGCCGGACGAGCGCCTCTCCGAGCTTGACCTGGTGAGCCGGGAGGAGCGGCGCCAGATGAGGCGCTGGAACCAGACCCGCAGCCCCTATCCGCAGGCTTGCGTCCACCACCTGGCGGCCCAGACGGCCCGGCGAATTCCCGACGGCCTGGCGCTCGAATCGGCGGGCCAGTCGCTGACCTACGCCGCCCTCGACCGCTGCAGCGGACGCCTGGCCGGGGGCCTGAGCCGGCTCGGGGCCGGGCCAGGCTCGGTGGTGGCGGCGTGCCTGGGACGCTCGATTCTTCTGCCGCTGGGACTGCTGGCCGTGATGAAGGCGGGAGGCGCGTACCTGCCCCTCGACGCCGACCATCCCAAAGCCCGCCTGCGTTCCATCCTCAGGGACGCCGGCGCTTCGTTGCTGCTGGCCGATTCGACCTCGCCCCCCTCGGTGGAAGATTGCGGCGTGCCCGTCGTCAGGGTGGAGGAACTGCTGGAAGAGACGCGAGATGGACAGGTCCGCCGAGGAGCGGAAGCCGGCCTCGACGATCCCGCCTACCTCATCTACACCTCCGGCTCCACCGGACGTCCCAAGGGAGTCATGGTCACCCATCGCAACCTGATCAACCTGCTGGCCTCCCTGCGGACTCTCTTCGCCACCCGCGAGGGGGAACGGATCTTCGCCCTCACCAACCTGACCTTCGACATCGCCGCCCTGGAGCTTTTCCTGCCTCTGATCGTGGGGGCCAAGTGCTGCCTGGCTTCCCGTCCGCTCAGCGCAGGGCAAAGCGTGGTGGAAGAGATGAGCCGATGCGACCCCGACCTGGTGCAGGCCACTCCGTCAGGATGGCGGGCGCTGCTGGAGTTGGGCTGGAAAGGCGGAGAGTCCATCACCGCCCTCTCGGGTGGAGAGGCGCTGCCTCCCTCCCTGGCCCGTCGGTTGCTGGAGCGCAGCGCCGAGTCCTGGAACCTCTACGGCCCCACCGAAACCACCATCTGGTCGACGGCCCACCAACTGAACGGCCCACAGGCCTCGGTGCCCATCGGACGGCCTCTGGCCAACACCGAGATCTTCGTCCTCGACCCCAATCTGCGGCGGACGCCCATGGGTGTGGCAGGAGAATTGGCGATCGGCGGAGAAGGCGTGGCCCTGGGCTATTTGAAACGGCCCGCCCTGACGGCGGCGGCCTTTGTGCCCGACCCCTACGCGTCCTCGCCGGGACGGCGCATGTACCGGACAGGAGACCTGGTGCGGCTGCGCTTGGACGGCAACCTGGACTTCATCGGACGCAGGGACCACCAGGTCAAGGTGCGCGGTTTCCGCATCGAACTGGGCGAAATCGAAAGCGCCTTGACCGACCACGAGGAAGTGGCGGCCGCCGTGGTCACGGCCCCTTCCCGGGGTCCCGGCGAGGACGGACTGGTGGCCTACCTGGTAGGACGGCGTGATCTCTCTCCGCGCCGACAGGAACTGGTGGCCGCAAGTGTGGCCGAGGCTCTCAAAGAGCGACTCCCCGACTACATGATCCCCGCCATCATGATGTGGCTGGAGGAACTGCCCCTGACCCCCAACGGAAAAGTCAACCGGGCCGCGCTGCCCGCTCCCGAGGCCGCCCGCCAGCAGTCCTTCGCGGCTCCCCGCACTCAGGCCGAGTCGGCCCTGGCGGCCATCTGGTCGGAAGTTTTGGGACAGGATCAGATCGGCATCCACGACAACTTCTTCGGCCTGGGAGGACATTCCTTCTCGGCCATGCAGGTGATCTCGCGCGTCTACCGCGATCTGCAAGTGGACCTGCCCTTGCAGACCATTTTTGAACAACCGGTACTGGCCGACTGCGCGTCGGCCATCGAGGCCCGAACCGGCGCCCACGGCCGGCCGCAGCCTGAAGCCGATCTCTTCTTTTAAACGACCACGTCGGCCGCTCTCTTGAGGCCGACCCGGATACGGGCCAACCCAGCGCCTTCAAGCGTTCCTGAGCCCGGCCAAGAATGAGGCAGATGAACCTGGAAGGCATGTCGGAACCCGCTCGCGCCGGACTGGAACGCAAGATTGTTGATCTCTTCCGACGCTGTTTTTCGCGCGAAGACATCGCTGTCGACGATAATTTCTTCGTGCTGGGAGGGGACTCGCTGCAAGCCACGCGCCTTCTCACCCGGTTGCGCGAGGAGGTGGGAGCCGAGCTCTCGCCGGACGCGATGTTCACCCACCCGACGCCGCGGGCTCTGGCCGAAGCCGTCAAATCCTCCGGCGAGTCGCGGGAAATGCTGGGCGGCTCCAGCCTGGTGGCCCTCAACCGCGGCCGGGAAGGGGAGAGGCCCATCTACTGGCCTCATCCCACCAGCGGGAATCCCTGGGCCTATCGGGATCTGGCCGAGGCGGCCCGCTTCAAACGTCCTCTCTACGCCCTGCGCGCTCCCGACCTGGACTGGGAGCGGGACGTGCTCTCCATGGAGGGAATGACCGAGCACTACTTGACCGAGATCCGCCGCCTGCAGCGGCGCGGACCCTACTCCCTGGCCGGATTTTCATTCGGAGGGAACCTGGCCTTCGAGATCGCCAACCGACTGGTGGCGGACGGGCAGCAGGTGGAGCATCTGGTCATGATCGATACCGCCGGGCCGGAAAGCCTTTGGACCCGGCTGACCAGGCCGGAACGCCTTCTGACTCCCGTCCGGCGCCTGCTCTGCCGCATGGGGGCGACCGGCACACGCATCATGGACGCCTTCGGCTATGACTCCATTATGGGACGGGTTTTCGATTGCCTCACCACCGGACCTTTGCGGGAAGACGAAGTGCGCTGGGTGATTCAAGTGACCTTGCCCGATTTCGCCAGCAGGCATGATTTGCAGGCCCTCTCTCTGAGGGAGCTGTGCGACGTGGTCCTCGATCACTTCGGTCCCTTGCTCTCGAGCTCGCAGTGGGAGCATCTGATCCGCCGCGGCCCTGCCGACGACGCGCTGGTGATGGTCAAGGCGCAGAAGGTGTGGGCCAAGAACTACTGGCTTTCTCTGCGGCATCGCCCCAACACCAGGTATCCCGGCACCATCGTCCTCTATGCCAGCCAGGACAACCAGGATGTCCTGCGCTGGCGGCGCTACACCAGCCGTCCCCTGGACGTCCGGCGGGTGGCCATTCCCAAGCGGTCCCACATCCGCTTCATCGACGAGGAAAACCTGCATCACTTCATCGATGATCTGAAGCATCTTCTCGAGTCCTCATGAAGAAAGGCCGCCGACATGTGTGAGAAGGGCGTTTCGCGCCTGGCAATCGCATCCAAAGACGAAGAAGGCTTCCCGCCAGGCCGGCTCTCCTACAGCGAAGAGTTGCTCTGGCTGAGCGGGCAAAACCGCATCAAGATGCCGGTCTTCATCGAGTGCCCGCTCCATCTTTCCCTGGTGGTCCGCCTGCGGGGTCGTCTCGATGAGCGGGCGCTGAGAAAGAGTCTGGACGAAATCGTCCGCCGCCACTCGGTTCTCAGATGCCGCTTTCCCGAGGGCGAGGGAGGCCCGGTCCGGGTGATCGAGCCCCACTCCGGCGTCCGCCTCCCGCGCCATGACTTGACTTCGGCGGCCCGCGCCGAACGGTCGCGCCGCACCGAGCGGCTGCTGGACGAGCACGTGAGCGCCGCCTTCGATTTGCAGCAGGGTCCCCTCTGGCGGGCGCTCCTGCTGCGCGTCGATTCCGATGCTCACATTTTGGCCGTCACCGTCCATCACATCGTCTTCGATGGAAGGTCGCGGCAGGTCCTTGCCCGCGAGCTATCGGCTCTCTACGCCCACTTCAAAGGGGATGAGCAGCAGGCGCTGGAGGATCCTCCGGCCCAGTATCCCGACTACGCCCGCTGGCAGCGTCAGCGCCTGGACCAGGCCGCTCTGGCCCGTCTGACCCGGGCCTGGAAATCGCGCCTGGCGGGGGCCGATGCGGCGGGCCTCGGCGATCAACGCCTTGAGGCGTCCGCTCAGGAGGTTGCCTCTTGCCGCTTTGCCCTGAGCGAGCAGCGCACCGCTGCCCTCAAGGATTTGAGCCGCCATCAGGCGGTCACGCCGGCCATCGGCCTCTTCAGCCTCTACTGCCTCTTTCTCCACAAGATCGGCGGCCCTCGCGACCTCCTGGTGGGGCTTCCTCTCTCAGACCGGCGCCGTCGCGAGTTCGAGGACCTGATCGGACTCTTCACCAACGTCATGGTGGTGCGGGCCGATATGAGCGGCGATCCCGACTTCCTCAGCTTGTTGAAGCGGCTGCGGACGTCCCTGCAGCAGGCCTACGGCCAGCAGGAACTGCCCTACTGGCACTTCCTCAGCCAGCGGCAGGAAGGGCAAGCGGCAGAGTCGCCCTACCGTTTCGTCTTCAACTACATGAACCGTGCCCCCGCCATTGCCCTCGAGCTACCGGACTTGCGGGCCGAGATCCTCGACGTCGGCAATCGTCCGCCGGGCTTGGCCGATCTCAGCCTCTTCGTGCAGGACGCCGGGGAGACCCTCTCTTGCCGCCTGTGGTCCAAACCCGGCCTCTTTACCTCCGGCCAGGTCAAGCGCCTGGCGGAGCAGTTTCAGGAATTGACTTCGTTGGTGGCTGATCTGCCCGCCCATCGGCTCAGCGATTACATGCTCAGCACTTCCTGAGCCGTCCGACCCAATCAGGAGACCAACCGCTTTATGGCCTATTCTCCCAACCTGGAAAGAACTTCAACCCACCCTCAATCCGAGACCGGCGCCTGCCCCGCCGAGCATGCCGTCTATCTTCCCGCGGGGGGCTGGCGCCTGTGGCGGACGCTGGCCCTGCGGGGAGCCGGCTTTTCCGCCTCCTTGGTCCTGCAATTGGCCGCCCCCGAAACGGCAGCGGCGG
It contains:
- a CDS encoding amino acid adenylation domain-containing protein — its product is MSDERPSLLHQAFEIRAARTPDRIAVSFAGASLSYRQLNRHANRLAHHLRSQGVGPDDRVGILLERSADWIWAVLGILKAGAAYLPLDVAWPKARLQAVARETGMAKLVTREAWALKCGYPSDLCCRLETLEEDPGRWPARNPQTPADDRNLAYVICTSGSTGPPKGVMVEHRSVMNLLRALQEAVYGPRRQLRIGLNGPLAFDTSVKQLIQLCRGHTLHVLPEEARQDPRRLADFLADSAPDVLDCTPTQLAAWLSQGCLEAGAGWRGTLLVAGEAIQADLWSRLLGLRGCPSYNLYGPTECTVDASVCRIDGGPARPSIGKAVAATRIDLLDDSLRPVTPGAEGEICIAGAGVARGYLRRPALTAQRFLPDPSAEVPGSRLYASGDWARQGPQGELEFLGRRDEQVKLRGVRIELGEIRAAAQELPGVRQAAVLLRSGQQRQKCLVAYLVPQGTPADLDRLRRLLRERLPDYMMPSALMWIEELPLTPNGKLDREALPFPETSKRPFRPPRTPLEETLAAVWSEVLGRSEVGIDDSFFQLGGHSLLLGQAAARIRDVMGREVPLDVLFERETVSQLAGWMEQAPESAAGPLWPPVEAHPRRPHDPVSAAQEGIFFLQRLAPANVAYLALSVIRFRGPLQAAALQKALTEIVRRHEIYRTTFTSIEGRPRQVVHPPWQVELPLLDLSGDGEQAQAGFEDFLKSQGRSAVDVGKLPLVRWTLVKLGSRRHALVHLEHHLLTDGWSFTVFVRELRDLYTAFQRGQPSPLQKLPVQFADFCRWQRAWLKSGEARRQLNYWKERVAGAKPVLDLPLDRPRPGSQSFRGAMLRFRIPSDLAERLRQAARRENATLFMFMLAAFFALLRRLTGQNDISLGTGIANRRRREAESLIGMIINTLVLRLELPGDPTLRQLLRQVRRITLEAYAHQDFPFNSLVEALQPRRDLSLNPLFQAAFNFHDSPLPGLGWPPLEVEVEEVLDNGSSKFDMNLIVIPRGRRHESQGGLTVVWEYNTDLFERPTIERFFERYRRLLQALLEQPDERLSELDLVSREERRQMRRWNQTRSPYPQACVHHLAAQTARRIPDGLALESAGQSLTYAALDRCSGRLAGGLSRLGAGPGSVVAACLGRSILLPLGLLAVMKAGGAYLPLDADHPKARLRSILRDAGASLLLADSTSPPSVEDCGVPVVRVEELLEETRDGQVRRGAEAGLDDPAYLIYTSGSTGRPKGVMVTHRNLINLLASLRTLFATREGERIFALTNLTFDIAALELFLPLIVGAKCCLASRPLSAGQSVVEEMSRCDPDLVQATPSGWRALLELGWKGGESITALSGGEALPPSLARRLLERSAESWNLYGPTETTIWSTAHQLNGPQASVPIGRPLANTEIFVLDPNLRRTPMGVAGELAIGGEGVALGYLKRPALTAAAFVPDPYASSPGRRMYRTGDLVRLRLDGNLDFIGRRDHQVKVRGFRIELGEIESALTDHEEVAAAVVTAPSRGPGEDGLVAYLVGRRDLSPRRQELVAASVAEALKERLPDYMIPAIMMWLEELPLTPNGKVNRAALPAPEAARQQSFAAPRTQAESALAAIWSEVLGQDQIGIHDNFFGLGGHSFSAMQVISRVYRDLQVDLPLQTIFEQPVLADCASAIEARTGAHGRPQPEADLFF
- a CDS encoding thioesterase domain-containing protein translates to MNLEGMSEPARAGLERKIVDLFRRCFSREDIAVDDNFFVLGGDSLQATRLLTRLREEVGAELSPDAMFTHPTPRALAEAVKSSGESREMLGGSSLVALNRGREGERPIYWPHPTSGNPWAYRDLAEAARFKRPLYALRAPDLDWERDVLSMEGMTEHYLTEIRRLQRRGPYSLAGFSFGGNLAFEIANRLVADGQQVEHLVMIDTAGPESLWTRLTRPERLLTPVRRLLCRMGATGTRIMDAFGYDSIMGRVFDCLTTGPLREDEVRWVIQVTLPDFASRHDLQALSLRELCDVVLDHFGPLLSSSQWEHLIRRGPADDALVMVKAQKVWAKNYWLSLRHRPNTRYPGTIVLYASQDNQDVLRWRRYTSRPLDVRRVAIPKRSHIRFIDEENLHHFIDDLKHLLESS
- a CDS encoding condensation domain-containing protein — protein: MCEKGVSRLAIASKDEEGFPPGRLSYSEELLWLSGQNRIKMPVFIECPLHLSLVVRLRGRLDERALRKSLDEIVRRHSVLRCRFPEGEGGPVRVIEPHSGVRLPRHDLTSAARAERSRRTERLLDEHVSAAFDLQQGPLWRALLLRVDSDAHILAVTVHHIVFDGRSRQVLARELSALYAHFKGDEQQALEDPPAQYPDYARWQRQRLDQAALARLTRAWKSRLAGADAAGLGDQRLEASAQEVASCRFALSEQRTAALKDLSRHQAVTPAIGLFSLYCLFLHKIGGPRDLLVGLPLSDRRRREFEDLIGLFTNVMVVRADMSGDPDFLSLLKRLRTSLQQAYGQQELPYWHFLSQRQEGQAAESPYRFVFNYMNRAPAIALELPDLRAEILDVGNRPPGLADLSLFVQDAGETLSCRLWSKPGLFTSGQVKRLAEQFQELTSLVADLPAHRLSDYMLSTS